A DNA window from Pseudomonas resinovorans NBRC 106553 contains the following coding sequences:
- a CDS encoding TonB-dependent receptor, whose translation MHKTSVLSLLAIAVSLANLAHAESVELDNTLVKGEYRKDPTAPTIAEKKEDFSRIPGGATVVDAETYKTGRSSTLQDALGMAPGVFVQPRFGAEEARLSIRGSGLQRTFHGRGLLLMQDGAPVNLADGSFDFQTIEPLAVDHIEVLRGANAWRYGSATLGGAINFVSPTGKTAPPLTLRAEGGSFGYQRFYGAGAQDFGDWDGFVSVNSYSQDGYRDHSEQDNQRYFANLGGRINERLSTRFYLTHVDTDSDLPGNLTKAQMRRDPKQASQSSITGDQQRDFDLTRLGNISVLELDDGHSLEFASFYSEKSLFHPIFQVLDIDSEDYGLRVSHKWHNDEGWRWTGGVEASQGRNWDSRYINVSGNKGRKVNELHQTARNLNAFGELEVPVAEQWALIGGLAWLHQERDVDDRLRCNAFVSGFCLPQDESFNKTYIGRIARIGLRHDLSEEIQLFTNLSQSFEPPTFSELTGGQIITANDAQKANTLEAGMRWQRDDLALDLAVYRSEIRDELLALNDGDGQPLGTINADRTIHQGIELGGAWTVGQVVLRGQYLFNDFRFDNDDVYGNNRLAGLPRQFIKGEAMWLREGWYAGPTFEWVPSHYNVDQAETLYADGYAIWGLKGGYRPADGFGFFIEGRNLSDKTYVATTGVIADAGGQDSAQFLPGDGRSVYVGLEWRM comes from the coding sequence GCGGCGCCACGGTGGTGGACGCCGAAACCTACAAGACCGGCCGCAGCAGCACCCTGCAGGACGCCCTGGGGATGGCGCCCGGCGTCTTCGTGCAGCCGCGCTTCGGTGCCGAGGAGGCGCGTTTGTCCATTCGTGGCTCGGGCCTGCAACGCACCTTCCATGGCCGTGGCCTGCTGCTGATGCAGGACGGCGCGCCGGTGAACCTGGCCGACGGCAGCTTCGACTTCCAGACCATCGAGCCCCTGGCTGTCGACCACATCGAAGTTCTGCGCGGGGCCAACGCCTGGCGCTACGGTTCGGCCACCCTGGGTGGCGCCATCAACTTCGTCAGCCCCACCGGCAAGACAGCGCCACCGTTGACCCTGCGCGCCGAGGGCGGCAGCTTCGGCTACCAGCGTTTCTATGGCGCCGGTGCCCAGGACTTCGGCGACTGGGACGGCTTCGTCAGCGTCAACAGTTACTCCCAGGATGGCTACCGTGACCATTCTGAGCAGGACAACCAGCGCTACTTCGCCAACCTCGGCGGGCGCATCAACGAGCGGCTGTCCACGCGCTTCTACCTGACCCATGTGGACACCGACTCCGACCTGCCCGGCAACCTGACGAAGGCGCAGATGCGCCGTGATCCGAAGCAGGCATCTCAGAGCAGTATCACCGGCGACCAGCAGCGCGACTTCGACCTGACGCGCCTGGGCAACATCAGCGTCCTGGAACTGGACGACGGCCATAGCCTGGAGTTCGCCAGCTTCTACAGCGAGAAGAGCCTGTTCCACCCGATCTTCCAGGTGCTGGACATCGACAGCGAGGATTACGGCCTGCGGGTGTCCCACAAGTGGCACAACGATGAGGGCTGGCGCTGGACCGGCGGGGTCGAAGCCAGCCAGGGGCGCAACTGGGACTCGCGCTACATCAACGTGAGCGGGAACAAGGGCCGCAAGGTCAACGAACTGCACCAGACCGCGCGCAACCTCAATGCCTTCGGCGAACTGGAAGTACCCGTGGCCGAGCAATGGGCGCTGATCGGCGGCCTGGCCTGGCTGCACCAGGAGCGCGACGTGGATGACCGCCTGCGCTGCAACGCTTTCGTCTCGGGCTTCTGCCTGCCCCAGGACGAGTCCTTCAACAAGACCTACATCGGCCGCATTGCCCGTATCGGCCTGCGCCATGACCTGAGCGAAGAGATCCAGCTGTTCACCAACCTCAGCCAGAGCTTCGAGCCACCGACCTTCAGCGAGCTGACCGGCGGCCAGATCATCACGGCCAACGACGCGCAAAAGGCCAACACCCTGGAAGCCGGGATGCGCTGGCAGCGTGACGACCTGGCCCTGGACCTGGCGGTCTACCGCAGCGAAATCCGCGACGAACTGCTGGCCCTGAACGATGGCGACGGTCAGCCACTCGGCACCATCAACGCCGACCGCACCATCCATCAGGGTATCGAGCTGGGCGGCGCCTGGACCGTCGGCCAGGTCGTGCTGCGCGGGCAGTACCTGTTCAACGACTTCCGCTTCGACAACGACGACGTCTACGGCAACAACCGCCTGGCCGGCCTGCCGCGCCAGTTCATCAAGGGCGAGGCAATGTGGCTGCGCGAGGGCTGGTATGCCGGCCCGACCTTCGAGTGGGTGCCCAGCCACTACAACGTCGACCAGGCGGAAACCCTGTACGCCGATGGCTATGCCATCTGGGGACTGAAGGGTGGCTATCGGCCGGCGGATGGGTTTGGCTTCTTCATCGAGGGGCGCAACCTTTCCGACAAGACCTACGTCGCCACCACCGGTGTGATCGCCGATGCCGGTGGCCAGGACAGCGCCCAGTTCCTGCCGGGCGATGGCCGAAGCGTCTATGTCGGCCTGGAGTGGCGGATGTGA
- a CDS encoding PepSY domain-containing protein — protein MTAALGRLATQRPTLRQRVLRLMPWHRRLALLACVGVFCWAATGMLHPLMSALQPRPAQMMPPQAPLLLDGLKAPGPLLAVAGIAEVEGLRLLVLDGQPYYQARLPGAAEPRYWDARSGVPVDLVARHATRLAAHYLGSAEGLAYGGSLSSFNGEYAFINRLLPAARVDTSRDDGLRVYLDLQQDRLGTLVDERKAWFSVLFQQLHTFAWLKSAGWLRPLVMLLILASVVATVVLGVGLFFARPRARTRLRRVHGWVGLGIALASLSFASSGAWHLLHKVGAEPWPQAYSPRIPVGILDAAPAANWLQPGEVAVRLGLVSLDGHAAWRLQSLFEVRYLALDGQPLGDDAARRYANQRLAHHAGQLGLGEPLGVELQTRFDHEYGFVFKRLPVLKATYADAHHTSLYVDPLDGALASRVRDADRAEGWAFAYLHKWDYLGALGKPVKDATLTALAAIHVLLALMGLWLFARGRRA, from the coding sequence GTGACCGCGGCGCTGGGACGCCTCGCCACCCAGCGCCCGACCCTGCGCCAGCGCGTGCTGCGGCTCATGCCGTGGCACCGGCGGCTGGCGCTGTTGGCCTGCGTCGGCGTGTTCTGCTGGGCCGCCACCGGCATGTTGCATCCATTGATGAGTGCGTTGCAGCCCCGGCCGGCACAGATGATGCCGCCACAGGCGCCGCTGCTGCTGGATGGTCTGAAGGCGCCCGGGCCGCTGCTTGCGGTGGCGGGCATCGCCGAGGTGGAGGGGTTGCGCCTGCTGGTGCTGGACGGCCAGCCCTACTATCAGGCGCGCCTGCCCGGAGCGGCGGAGCCCCGATACTGGGATGCGCGCAGCGGGGTGCCGGTAGACCTGGTGGCGCGCCATGCCACGCGTCTCGCCGCCCACTACCTGGGCAGTGCCGAAGGGCTGGCCTACGGTGGCAGCCTGTCGTCCTTCAACGGTGAGTACGCCTTCATCAATCGCCTGCTGCCGGCGGCGCGGGTGGACACCTCGCGGGATGACGGCCTGCGCGTCTACCTGGACCTCCAGCAGGACCGCCTCGGCACCCTGGTGGACGAGCGCAAGGCCTGGTTCAGCGTGCTGTTCCAGCAGTTGCACACCTTTGCCTGGCTGAAGTCGGCAGGCTGGCTGCGGCCGCTGGTGATGCTGCTGATCCTGGCCTCGGTAGTGGCCACCGTGGTGCTCGGTGTCGGCCTGTTCTTCGCCCGGCCTCGTGCTCGCACCCGGTTGCGCCGAGTCCATGGCTGGGTTGGCCTGGGAATCGCCCTGGCCAGCTTGAGTTTCGCCAGCAGCGGTGCCTGGCACCTGCTGCACAAGGTCGGCGCCGAACCCTGGCCACAGGCCTACTCGCCGCGGATTCCGGTGGGGATTCTGGACGCGGCCCCTGCGGCGAACTGGCTGCAACCGGGCGAAGTGGCAGTGCGCCTGGGCCTGGTGAGTCTCGACGGGCATGCGGCGTGGCGCTTGCAGAGTCTCTTCGAGGTGCGCTACCTCGCGCTGGACGGTCAGCCGCTGGGTGATGATGCCGCGCGTCGTTACGCCAATCAGCGCCTGGCCCACCATGCCGGCCAACTGGGACTGGGCGAGCCGCTGGGCGTCGAGTTGCAGACGCGGTTCGACCACGAGTACGGCTTCGTCTTCAAGCGCCTGCCGGTGCTCAAGGCCACCTACGCCGATGCGCATCACACCAGCCTCTACGTCGACCCGCTGGACGGTGCCCTGGCCTCGCGGGTGCGGGATGCCGACCGTGCCGAGGGCTGGGCCTTCGCCTACCTGCACAAGTGGGATTACCTCGGCGCTCTTGGCAAGCCGGTGAAAGACGCGACGCTGACCGCCCTGGCGGCGATCCATGTGCTGCTTGCCCTCATGGGGCTCTGGCTGTTCGCCCGGGGGAGGCGGGCGTGA